ATCGTCGCGGGGCAGAACGAGGATCTGAGAATGGTTGGGTTCGGAATCAATGCTCATAAGAACGAGCGAATCTTCCTCGCAGGTGAAGTCTCGCTCTAGCATAGCCGCTCATCTCACTTTTCAGGCTCATTTCGCTAGAGCTAATGCAGAGGAAGCAAATCGTTTGTAGGGAAAGAGAACATAATCAACCGGATGGACAGAGAGGCCAAGGAGCTGTCCTTCGACCTCCCCGCGAGAGAAGTGGATCGCGTTTTCAGGAACCAGGAAAAGTCCTACTTCGTGTCCTCGGTGCAGCAGCAACCTCAGCGTGAGCGGAGAGAGCGCCGCAGCATCGAAAAAATCGAAGGGTCACAACAACTCCGACAGAGCAAGCGGATGGACAAAAGTGACACTAAAGGGTCGGAAGGATCGTCGTCATCGGCTATGGCGTCGATACTGAACTTGGCCGGCCTTTCCTGAGGAGGAACTA
This region of Eucalyptus grandis isolate ANBG69807.140 chromosome 8, ASM1654582v1, whole genome shotgun sequence genomic DNA includes:
- the LOC120286774 gene encoding vicilin Car i 2.0101-like, which gives rise to MTVVLVVEGNGWFEMACPHLAQAQQRWGSGGEREEEEEEEEEQETEQGGSARYQKVTSQLSPGDIFVIPAGHPIAIVAGQNEDLRMVGFGINAHKNERIFLAGKENIINRMDREAKELSFDLPAREVDRVFRNQEKSYFVSSVQQQPQRERRERRSIEKIEGSQQLRQSKRMDKSDTKGSEGSSSSAMASILNLAGLS